In Limosilactobacillus sp. WILCCON 0051, a single window of DNA contains:
- a CDS encoding ECF transporter S component, which yields MKKSATVRHLVFTALLTALTLIFGRFFLIPLPWTHGNINLCDVGIFIGAMLLGPWAGGFIGGFGAMFLDLISGFAQYAPFSFISHGLEGIVAGLVFKYVRGKWGRVAGVAAGTIVMVIGYFFSDAILYTWATGAAGVFPNLIQGIVGSVIALLIASPVEKAVHPALSSK from the coding sequence ATGAAAAAATCTGCAACGGTTAGACATTTGGTATTCACGGCGCTTTTGACGGCGCTGACTTTGATCTTTGGTCGTTTCTTCTTGATTCCGCTGCCTTGGACGCATGGCAACATCAATCTATGCGATGTCGGCATCTTTATCGGTGCCATGCTGCTGGGACCATGGGCAGGCGGCTTTATCGGTGGCTTTGGCGCCATGTTTCTGGACTTGATTTCCGGTTTTGCCCAATATGCACCGTTTTCGTTCATCTCGCATGGTCTGGAAGGCATCGTTGCCGGATTGGTCTTTAAATACGTTCGTGGCAAATGGGGCCGTGTTGCTGGTGTGGCCGCGGGGACGATTGTGATGGTAATCGGCTACTTCTTCTCAGATGCAATTCTTTATACCTGGGCAACTGGGGCGGCCGGCGTTTTCCCGAACCTGATTCAAGGAATTGTCGGCTCGGTAATCGCGCTTTTGATTGCTTCACCGGTTGAAAAAGCCGTTCACCCAGCCCTCTCCAGCAAATAG